TGCAAAATTTTCATAATCAAATTTATATGAAATAATTTTTAATATTGTTTACATTTAGAAAAATATTATGTATAATTTAGAAAAAATGAGTTCGTAGTAGGAGAAACTAAATGACCAAACAAAAATTAGAACTTAATACACAACCATTAAAACAATATCACACTAGATACTATAAAATATTATCAATGCTTAAATACTTTCAAAAAAATGCTATTAATTACAATCAAACAAAAATATTAAATACATTAAATTATTTCCTTAAAAAGGATGATATTAAAATAATAACACTCAGAACACTGAGACAAGATTTATGCTTTTTATGTAAAAATGGCATTATTGAAAAAACACTAATCAGATTGGGTAAAGGGAATGGTTCTTATATAAGATATGCTGTTAACAAATATAGCAATAACAACTTGAACCGTTTACTAGAAAGTAAACAATCTATAGTTGAACATGATGCTAATGCGATATATAAATTCACAAAGAAAACACAAAAAAAATATTTACAAAACAAAAGGGTTAAAATTTATAAATCTAAAAATGCAACTAAAAATGTCAGTCATATTATAAATAATAAAAAAGAAATAAAAAATGAGAGAAAAAATGATATT
The sequence above is drawn from the Borrelia hispanica CRI genome and encodes:
- a CDS encoding plasmid maintenance protein; protein product: MTKQKLELNTQPLKQYHTRYYKILSMLKYFQKNAINYNQTKILNTLNYFLKKDDIKIITLRTLRQDLCFLCKNGIIEKTLIRLGKGNGSYIRYAVNKYSNNNLNRLLESKQSIVEHDANAIYKFTKKTQKKYLQNKRVKIYKSKNATKNVSHIINNKKEIKNERKNDITFKINKVTKGKTMRYLDKIEENKNKKRYEESILRVKNWLNQSKLEEFANRGYDNQSNEEE